The sequence below is a genomic window from Coffea arabica cultivar ET-39 chromosome 8e, Coffea Arabica ET-39 HiFi, whole genome shotgun sequence.
TCCTTGCACAAACTTTGCTTCTTTCTAATGCcagaattttgaaaataatcAATAGCAACCTGTGCTAGATTGTACTCTTATGCGAAATTAGAGTCTTCGACTTGGTGAAACCGAGCACAATGAAGATCCTTTCTGGTCTCAACCCCTTTGTTGCTCAAATTCTACTTGACACCCCATTTTTTAAGGGATATTGAGTGTAAAACTCTTACTGGTAGACAAAAATTTCGGCAATGTGGTATAAAACATCTTCCCAGTCTTCAAGATTCTTTAAGGTACAGCAGGTGATCCTTCACTAACTCTTGCTCTTTTGTTAATTTTCTTTGCTTCAGTGACAATGCAAGCTCAGAAAGCTCCTCCGAATGCACCAAGCAAGGACAAGTTTCTCATTCGAAGTGCAGTTGTTAGTCCCAGTACCACGGAAAAAGACATCAACTGGGACCTGGTAACTCTATTATTCTTGAAGTGTCTATTAATGTCCTCGAGCAAAGTGAGAGTGCATAGGCACTGGACTTGCTAATTCATGAAGATGATAACCATGGAAATGTGGTGATCCTGTTACAGTTCGGCGAGGACGGACTGGTTAAGGACCATAAACTGAGAGCGATTCATACTCTGTCACCCAAAGCAGCAATTCCAGTTGCAGAGGGGTCAGAAGAATTTTCCTCAGAAAGGGTGTTGCTGATGCAAGATGACAGTTCGAATAATTCTCAGGTTGTTGCCAAGTCCCTGAACATATTTCCTTTCTTATGGTCGGCAATCAGCAAAATTGTTACTCAAACTCTAATTGATCCGCTTACTTTCCTTCGCCCCATAGTTTATGCACTGAATATGTGCAGGAGTTTATACCTTTTGAGCTCGAATACAAAGACTAGACAATCGTTTACATCTTCCTTTCTTCTGTATGCGTTACAGTTGAAGAACAATTAGGCACTTTTTAAGATAACCATCGTCCACTATTAGATGATATGCTCTGTTCATGAAAAAGCATGTGTCAAAATTCAAGATTACTCCCGttagatttttcttttgcttggatCTCGCTTTAGCTTGTGAAGATTGAAAAGTTTACTTAGGTTTCCGAATGCAGGAAATCCCATGGCATGATGGCGAGACAATTATGGGTACTCCATCTATTTTTGGCAGGATTTCTGACTTTTTGGGGTTGACTTCCAGGCCCAGGTAAGTCGCAGCCAATTTAGGTGgatctttcttcttttgtgtGGTGTCCTCTTATTCTTCTCGGTGGTTGACATATTGTGATTTCATCACGGTTTTTATTCGAAGAACTTTCTTGTCTTACATACAtgcatttcttttattaaaTAGTCCtgcatgaaaattttgaagttggAGATTATTCTAAAATTTTAGAAATGGGATTTTTACTCTTTCAAGATTgagttattttattttgcattgtAATCCCGTTTGAATTGTTCATTTTGGTGCTACGATTTATCAGTGTCAACCTTTTTTGTCGCCTTTATGCAAGAATTTTGATTCTCCTACAGTACATCCGTcattttttaaccttttcttttttaattcttAAGGTCTTATGATCAGTACAAAAAGTTAGTGTGATGAAGCTGATGGATGATTCATTGGGAGGAATGGAAGAACTTTTGGTCAATGCTCTGTcccttctttcatttttttgaatGCAATATTATAGGATAAATTGGATTACAACACTCTCCATTTGTACAGAATGTTAACCATAGGATGCAGTATGTGTACGGTTACTTACACAAATGTTACTTATGATAAGTGAAAAGGTATTTTACACCAAACATATGCGCACGCATTATGCAAAGTATTAAGACACAAGTGTGCATTTGCACAGACTTGCAAGCAAAATGCATTTGAACTTTATTCAATAATCTAATGTATTCCATgtgaaattgaattttttttttcttaagaaCTTGGTAATAGATTTAATATACAATTAATTTATGACGTAAATGCATATAATTACAATTATGGTCCATCTATTTTTGTTCgatttattttcactttttcttttagGTTCTTCTTTTAACAAATAAACCCACGCTCTCAAATTTGAGTCCACTTATAAAAAGCGATTCAAAATCACGGCATCTTTAAACGATAGATACGACAATATAAAATTCCTAAAATCAATGAAGTGGACCATCTTTTTAGTCTATAATTGTTGGTTAAGTCATATCATCGCTTAACATAGGATTTAGGATCTCACATTTTAATGACTTATAGTTTGTATCCTAATTTTGGGTCCTATGATCAGGCCTTAGCTGCGCCAAACTCGCTGGACCCCTAATAATGATAGTACACAACTTATGTTTTCAGTCTGGGACCGAGCATCGACTCGATCGAACTCAGGGATTAATGAGTTCGATCGGGGTTGAATCGAATGatgtcaaaaataaaaattatttaaaaattaaaatattgtatGTAATATACCTAAGagcatgttaatattaataaatgtatattcatatatatttgatgtttcaaatatatttaacaagaaaatacaaagaaattagaacgattaagtagcaatttatattatttaatgaatattaacaagtttagaattaaaattatagacttgattgaaaaataacatcaaattttagaacaacatttataaagtatgaaatatttgagatatattaataatttttaacaacttagaggtcaaaatataatattaaaaatatttgacCTTTCTTTTGACTCCAAACAGCTCTTCCAGTCAAATTTGGTTTTTGATCGTATTTGATCGAGCTTTTATCCACCTGATCTTTTAGAATAATTTGGACCAAAGACTCGACTGATTCTTGATTCGATCGATCGGATGGACAAGTCCGGTCCGAATTTAAAAACATACACAACCAAACCAAGCCCAAAGTTCAGCTTTGTGGACGTGCCAATGGAGGGAATTCCTAATCCTTGAGATGGATCAATCCAAGTCCTGAAGTCTTGATTCTAGAACAAAACCTCCAGAAACTTCTTCACACTCTGGAATTTTCCACACAAGAGAGAGATGCGCCTCCCGCTGATTCCAGCTCGTTCCTTTTCCCCTTCTCCACGTCACCGCCTTCCTTTATAAAGCCACTCCGCCCATTCTCCGCTGGTACACAACGGTCAGTCACCAAGCAAAGCTTGATATTCTACTAGTACTCTTTCACAACCTGAAATCAGATTCGGCAACCCTTTCGAAAATGGCTTCCTCACTTGCTTTCCGAAGGGCTGCGAATGTTTCTTCACCTCTTCTCATGAAGCTTATCGATGTTGGCTCTCTCCGTACCCTTGCAGCTGCTCCTTCGATGGTGCGTTCTTTCAATACGAATGCTCAGATGACGACTTATGGTGAGGGTGACCGGAGTGTTGACGTCGAACGCCGCCCCGAAAGCGGTGTCTTTCGCCGACGGGACTCTTTCCCCAGCTTCTTTTCAGGTACTAGATTTCCCCTGCTTTCATCAAAATTGTTCCTTTGTCTTTGTTGTGTGTACGAGTCAATTAATTTAGAGCCAtttaggaaattttttttcgttttctttaaaacaaaaagaTCTTCGATGCCTTAATTGATACTGGCCTGATGTTAGCTGGTTAATTCAACGATCGATACTCGATAATGAAATGGTGTTAgctattttcttcaaaattttcttgacagtTGGGTATGggaaatgtgattttgatgattgatTGATTTGGATAATGGTGCGGAATAGgaggttaacatttttgttcTCCTTGTTAAAAAACGAGCAGATGTGTTGACTCCATTTTCACCGACGAGGAGCGTGAGCCAGTTGCTGAACCTGATGGACAGAGTCATGGAAGACCCATTTCTAGCTGCTCGGGAACTTGGGCCAGCGGCGGTGTCGAGGAGGGGCTGGGATGTTAGGGAGGGCGAAAAAGCGCTGTACATCAAGATGGACATGCCAGGACTGGACAAGGAAAATGTGAAGGTCACGGTAGAGCAGAACACTCTGGTAATTAAAGGAGAAGGCGTGAAAGAGTCAGAGGAGGAGGAACATGGAAGGAGGTACTCGAGCAGGCTTGATTTGCCGCCTAATCTGTACAAGATTGAGGAGGTCAAGGCTGAGATGAAGAATGGAGTGTTGAAGGTAATCGTCCCCAAAGTGGAGGAGGAAGAGAGGAAAGATGCGTTCCAAGTTAAGGTTGATTAAAATTAAAGGTTCTCTGCGTAACATGAATGATCAAGAAACACGTTTAGGATGAAGGGTTGTTTTTGAGGCTTTAATttgggagttttttttttataaggcTTAGTGCTTTTTGTGGTCAGGGTTAAGAGTATggattaaggaaaataaatgtgAATTATGAGTGAGGGAAGAGTTTGTAAATGCTGGCTGTCTAGACACTTGAAGAAGCGGAGTTATAATTAATGATATCTCTGTTTTGAGCttgtatcttcttcttcttcttcgttacttttgtttttcccttacttttttttttttttttctcgtgtGTAGGAAGGAGAAATCAGTCATATTATCTGCAAATCTGAAACAATCTGCAAATAAATTGCTTATGTGACTGATGTTCTTTTTAGGAAAATAATTGCCAAAACCTGGAACTATtgtgttataaaaaaaaaaaaaaatggactgGTAAGGTAAGAGAAGGTGATTAGGCTAGTGCCCTATTCTTCATGCGAATTAATTGGAGGCGATTCTTGTGCAGATTAGCCTATCTTTGCCTTGTGCGTTCAAGCTAGTAATATGCATTCTTTTGGCAAAATTGTGCGAGATTTGGCAACTGAACCAAACAACTGCACGCTTGTTCTTTCTACATaacaagaaaaatgaataagAACAATTTAACGCAATTTCAGAATCAATCATCAGATAATCAAAACATGAATTAACGTGTGAATGGGTTGTTCCTCGGAGGGAGATTTGGGCTTTCTAAGCAAAGTTAAAGGGCTCACTGGCCACTGGGATGCTGAAGCCCACAACGCTGACACTTAACTACTTTTTGGTTACCTTCAATTGAGTGGTAAGGAAACGAAATAATTGATAGGTGTTGTTTTGGTCAACGTCATTTTTCTTGGTTGggaataaaatcaaaattattTTAGTGTGAAATGGCTCTATCTTTTGCTATTTAACATTAATTCACTATTTGAAACAGTATACTAACatttttaatttcctgtttCCAAATAAAAAAGCTACCTTTTATACTCTTTTTGGGTTATTTGTTGTGGTAATATGTTAATAAAAGAATGGATGATAACTAACGTACATAAAAGTAGACCTGCATAATAGCTTTCTTTTAATGTATATGAAGTACTAACCTACAATTGGACCTCTACCaaagtataataataataataataatagccttgtttggatttcaattttttttcaaacagcttttatattttcatgagcatattttttaattatttttttttatctttcatACATCTTAAATCGATACaatatacttttttttataaaaattttaattaaaaatagtaattcaatatatttttaaataaaaactacagaaaatagcaatataaatgactcaacaaaaattttcatttccggTCCAAGTCAAACtctattaattttatttaatccTAATTTCCTTCGTAGTTTATACTTAATACTCGTATGAGGTCCTTTTCTTGTACAACAAGAATTAGCAGTAAAAAACTACTACTGCTCAGCGGTGGGAGAAACCTGCCAGATTCTGTGAATTCTTGGAAAAGAAGTCAATTCAATTTCCATGGCTTTCCTCATGGCTATGAGGAGAACCGCGGCCTCACCTGCATCCTCCGCCCTTTTCACCAGATTCCTCAACGGCACCGTTCTTAAACCCTCCGCCGCCGGCGTTGCCCCAATAACAACTAGTTCCATCACTTCCAGCATCCCTATTATCCTCGGAGACGAACCGCGCGTGACCCTCAATGCCCTGGGTGGTTCTTATCCCCGCTCTGAACAGTTTCCCATTGAACGCGGTAATTAGTTTCCCCACatttcttctgtttttcttGCTTCTTCTGGTGAAAAGGGTCGATTTAGATTTCGTTTCTCTGTTGATTTCAGGTGGGTACTCTGATGAATACATCAACCCCTTCCAGACTTCGGGCTCGCGCGGGGCTTACGAGATAAACCATGTGGATGAAGGGTTGTACGTGAGGATGGAGATGCCGGGGATTGATAAGGAGGATGTGAAGGTTTGGAATGAATACGGGACTGTTTATGTGAAGGGGATAGGAAACAATAAGCAGTCAAGATTTGAGAAACTCAGAAGGGCTTACAGTGCTACCATTGAGATTCCTTCAGACACTTTCCATGCAGGCAAGATCGAAGTTGACGTGAAGAATGGTGTTCTTAGAATGTTGATTCCAAACAAAGAGAGTACTAATCTAGGCCAAGTTTGAGTGAGTTTCCTAACAAAACAATCATGGGTTTTATTGGGAACCTTTTGGTTGGATTATGTTCAGTAATCAGTACTTACTAGCAATTGAATTAGCCTAGTGTTGGGCTGCATTTGCAGAGTGAATATGGCGTTTGTGAttatttctcttgttttctttgcTTTCATGGGCaatgaatttcaagaaaatacgGTTGAATTGTCCATGTGATTGCTCCAATTAACTATTTAGTTGGAGAATTTTTTTAGTTGAAATCATTTCAATAATCCTTCTTTGGTTCCACTTGATGAAACCATTGAGCTTTATTAATTAAACGTGGTATGCATTGCTTCTTGCTCAGTTTTGTTGttgattttgaattgtttcctACATCTGTAGTTGTAGAACCTTTTCCAATTTGATGGATTTTATTAATTTAGCTGAGAGGATTGAGCCAGGGCATTTTTGCTTGATTGCACAAGTATCCATACAAGATCTCTGTGACCATTATCTAAGTGGCCGATATGTTCCTCGAATTTCAAGTCTCACTATCTTACCAGGCAAATTATAGAGCCCATCTGGGGTTAATAAATGAATGCTAGACGATGATAAGCTTGTGC
It includes:
- the LOC140013040 gene encoding small heat shock protein, chloroplastic-like is translated as MASSLAFRRAANVSSPLLMKLIDVGSLRTLAAAPSMVRSFNTNAQMTTYGEGDRSVDVERRPESGVFRRRDSFPSFFSDVLTPFSPTRSVSQLLNLMDRVMEDPFLAARELGPAAVSRRGWDVREGEKALYIKMDMPGLDKENVKVTVEQNTLVIKGEGVKESEEEEHGRRYSSRLDLPPNLYKIEEVKAEMKNGVLKVIVPKVEEEERKDAFQVKVD
- the LOC113703018 gene encoding heat shock 22 kDa protein, mitochondrial; the protein is MAFLMAMRRTAASPASSALFTRFLNGTVLKPSAAGVAPITTSSITSSIPIILGDEPRVTLNALGGSYPRSEQFPIERGGYSDEYINPFQTSGSRGAYEINHVDEGLYVRMEMPGIDKEDVKVWNEYGTVYVKGIGNNKQSRFEKLRRAYSATIEIPSDTFHAGKIEVDVKNGVLRMLIPNKESTNLGQV